A single region of the Chryseobacterium culicis genome encodes:
- a CDS encoding TonB dependent receptor: protein MKKTLFAVIMLSPVAVFAQSIAGKITQTGNGVPYVEVIAIRDQKKQTAISDEKGNYSLKLSENGNYNIKLIQDGIEISNKDIVINGAVKQDFFVEIRKEKQIEDVTLTARKKLIERKADRLVFNVSNSVASQGMDGADALATTPLVKVDDNSGVSIVGKSKVAVMINDRILNLSDAELVVYLKSLRSENIEKIEVITAPPAKYEAQGNSGLINIVLKKNQNLGWSGSLTSSLQQQTYTGNSNSITVNYQNEKLRTSIKLRQNKNEKHSYENYWIEGADGLKSNDNRRDFGDGLGANVSLDYQLGGKSNVGFIYDFGFGHSNMDIRNTSNYFQNGNYTNTLLTDAEHRATGRQHTASAYYDLKFGKQDHKLSITGNYFSNTPETTIDFTTTESSGDEFVVKSPSMVDYKIYSGQADLILPYQFAKTEAGVKFTNFDNNSSIFYQNLTNGQYITDPLKSNDFEYNEKNYAAYISFEKAFNEKWSAKAGLRYEYSVVNGNSLTSGQQTENSYGKFFPTAYISYKSNENHTFNLSYSKRIERPGFRAINPYRWYININSYFTGNPFLKPSFNHNFEFSYVYKGKLSASTYFQRTLDGFGQIVNLDGENRISTFANFYTQNSIGVTLNYSDTFFKKWEANYSADLSYMKTQVFATDAASRKGLGYDFNLQNNLSLNKNKTIQFILNYWFRLPSNFGMVHWEYLGNLTAGMKMNFMEKNLQINVLVSDIFKESKSLGQIYYTTGTHSFNNYYDARRLTVSATYTFGNKKVKGTDRNVKFDEKNRAN, encoded by the coding sequence ATGAAGAAGACATTATTTGCTGTGATCATGCTGTCGCCCGTAGCTGTATTCGCCCAAAGTATAGCAGGGAAGATTACCCAAACCGGAAATGGTGTTCCTTACGTAGAAGTTATTGCAATAAGGGATCAGAAGAAGCAGACTGCTATTTCAGACGAAAAAGGAAATTACTCACTGAAGCTTTCAGAAAACGGGAACTATAATATTAAACTTATCCAGGATGGTATAGAAATATCCAATAAAGATATTGTTATAAACGGAGCTGTGAAACAGGATTTTTTTGTTGAAATAAGAAAAGAAAAACAAATAGAAGACGTTACGCTTACTGCCAGAAAAAAACTGATTGAGAGAAAAGCAGACAGACTTGTTTTTAATGTTTCCAATTCTGTTGCTTCACAAGGAATGGACGGAGCTGATGCTCTGGCGACAACTCCTCTGGTAAAAGTAGATGATAACTCAGGAGTTTCCATTGTTGGGAAGAGTAAAGTAGCAGTAATGATTAACGACAGAATTCTGAATTTGTCAGATGCTGAACTGGTTGTTTATCTGAAAAGTCTCAGATCTGAAAATATTGAAAAAATTGAAGTCATTACAGCTCCTCCAGCCAAATATGAGGCACAGGGAAACAGTGGGTTAATCAATATTGTTTTAAAGAAAAACCAGAATCTCGGGTGGAGTGGAAGTTTAACTTCCAGCCTTCAGCAACAGACCTATACCGGAAATTCAAACAGCATAACGGTAAATTATCAGAATGAAAAACTACGTACTTCAATAAAACTAAGACAAAATAAAAATGAAAAACATTCCTATGAAAATTATTGGATAGAAGGAGCAGACGGTCTTAAAAGCAATGACAACAGAAGAGATTTCGGAGATGGGCTTGGTGCAAACGTAAGTCTTGATTATCAGTTGGGAGGAAAATCGAATGTCGGATTTATTTATGATTTCGGATTCGGGCATTCCAATATGGATATCAGGAATACTTCAAACTATTTCCAGAATGGTAATTATACAAATACACTCCTTACCGATGCAGAGCACAGAGCCACAGGAAGACAACATACCGCCAGCGCTTATTATGACCTGAAATTCGGGAAGCAGGATCATAAATTGAGTATCACAGGAAATTATTTTTCCAATACGCCGGAAACAACTATTGATTTTACCACTACAGAGAGTTCGGGTGATGAATTTGTGGTAAAATCACCTTCTATGGTGGATTATAAAATTTATTCCGGACAGGCGGATCTTATATTACCTTATCAGTTTGCAAAGACAGAAGCTGGGGTGAAATTCACCAATTTTGATAATAATTCCAGTATATTTTATCAGAACTTGACGAATGGGCAATATATCACAGATCCATTGAAAAGCAATGATTTTGAGTATAATGAGAAAAATTATGCCGCTTATATCAGTTTTGAAAAAGCATTCAATGAAAAATGGTCTGCAAAAGCAGGTTTACGTTACGAATATTCTGTGGTCAACGGAAACTCTTTAACTTCCGGACAGCAGACTGAGAATTCTTACGGAAAATTTTTTCCAACGGCTTATATCAGTTATAAAAGCAATGAAAATCATACCTTCAACCTGAGTTATTCCAAAAGAATCGAAAGACCCGGATTCCGTGCGATCAATCCATACCGATGGTATATCAACATCAACTCTTATTTTACCGGAAATCCTTTTCTGAAGCCTTCTTTCAACCATAATTTTGAATTCTCTTATGTGTATAAAGGAAAATTATCTGCTTCAACGTACTTTCAGAGAACATTAGACGGTTTTGGACAGATTGTGAATCTTGATGGAGAAAACAGGATCAGTACTTTTGCCAATTTTTATACTCAAAATAGTATAGGAGTTACCCTGAACTATTCTGACACATTTTTCAAGAAATGGGAAGCCAATTATTCTGCAGATCTTTCTTATATGAAGACACAGGTTTTTGCTACAGATGCTGCTTCCAGAAAGGGTCTGGGCTATGATTTCAATCTTCAGAACAATCTGTCACTCAATAAAAATAAAACCATTCAGTTTATTCTTAATTACTGGTTTCGTCTCCCTTCCAATTTTGGAATGGTACATTGGGAGTATCTGGGGAACTTGACTGCCGGAATGAAGATGAATTTCATGGAGAAAAATTTACAGATTAATGTGTTGGTTTCTGATATTTTTAAAGAGTCAAAAAGCTTAGGACAGATTTATTATACTACAGGAACTCATTCTTTCAATAATTATTACGATGCCCGAAGACTTACTGTATCTGCAACTTATACTTTTGGAAATAAAAAAGTAAAAGGAACTGACCGTAATGTGAAATTTGATGAAAAAAACAGAGCTAACTAA
- a CDS encoding GH92 family glycosyl hydrolase, whose amino-acid sequence MKKGLIAFSICITQVISAQNYSQYVNPFIGTGGHGHTFPGAIVPFGMVQLSPDTRIDGSWDGCSGYHYSDSVIYGFSHTHLNGTGVSDYGDIMLMPTMGNPSLNSKDYSSKFSHKNEKATAGFYAVKLDKNNIDVRLTTTKRVGYHEYTFNNAGNANIILDLNHRDKLLEGEVKIIDDKTIEVFRRSEAWAINQYIYARIEFSKPMKISKKEANGKQENNLFTGTKLALAFSISVKKGEKINVKVSLSPTGYEGAGKNMLAEGQPKDFELVKKQAETDWNKELSKIEVKSDDKDKLAVFYTALYHVFTQPNINMDVDGKYRGRDNKLYNTSGFDYYTVFSLWDTFRGAHPLMTLIDRKRTADFINTFIKQYEQGGKLPVWELASNETECMIGYHSVSVIADAMAKGIQGFDYEKAFRAAKGSAMQDIFGLNAYKQNNYISIDDEHESVSKTVEYAYDDWCIAQMAKILGKKEEYQKFMKRSQNWKNLYNPQTGFMQPRKNGNWYEPFDPREVNNNYTEGNSWHYSYSVQQDIPGLIAAHGGKEKFEQFIDAIFTAPDKTTGREQVDITGLMGQYAQGNEPSHHIAYLYNFVDKPEKTDAKIKYILDHFYKNTPDGLIGNEDCGQMSAWYILSSMGIYSVTPGLPEWETTTPYFDEIKIHLEDGTTRTTTKNTGRAELKKLGFENVKPTKDFKYTEQTASPVIAADRIFDFSTKVEITPLNPSDKVYYMTMDESDSNKRKTFSTYKGPFSITKTTQVMAYAERNGEKSSVTTASFNRRPNYWDINILSKVTPQYSATGNLALIDGIRGDVNWRKGEWHGYQGQNFEAVIDFKSPQHIKSLSSTYLQDSRAWILMPKKVEYYASMNGKDFILLQTVENDIDPKDEKVQVKDFSVSILPTEARYLKVKAYYFGKLPEWHQGAGGDAYIFIDEIGIK is encoded by the coding sequence ATGAAAAAAGGGCTTATTGCATTTTCCATATGTATTACTCAGGTCATTTCGGCACAGAATTATTCACAATATGTCAATCCATTTATAGGAACCGGAGGCCATGGCCACACTTTTCCGGGGGCCATTGTTCCTTTTGGGATGGTACAGCTTTCTCCGGATACAAGAATTGACGGAAGCTGGGACGGATGCAGCGGATATCATTATTCGGATTCCGTGATCTATGGTTTTTCTCATACCCACCTGAACGGCACCGGAGTTTCGGATTATGGAGATATTATGCTCATGCCCACCATGGGAAATCCAAGTCTGAACAGTAAAGATTATTCTTCAAAATTTTCTCATAAAAATGAAAAGGCAACAGCAGGATTCTATGCTGTCAAATTAGACAAAAACAATATTGATGTTCGTCTTACCACTACCAAAAGAGTGGGCTACCATGAATATACTTTCAACAATGCAGGGAATGCGAATATTATTTTAGACCTCAACCATAGAGACAAACTTCTGGAAGGCGAAGTAAAAATCATTGATGACAAAACCATTGAAGTATTCAGAAGAAGTGAAGCATGGGCAATCAACCAATACATCTACGCCAGAATTGAGTTTTCAAAACCCATGAAAATTTCAAAAAAAGAGGCCAACGGAAAACAGGAAAACAATCTTTTTACCGGAACAAAACTTGCGCTGGCATTTTCAATCAGTGTTAAAAAAGGAGAAAAGATTAATGTAAAAGTGTCCCTTTCTCCCACAGGCTATGAAGGTGCAGGAAAAAACATGTTGGCAGAAGGACAACCGAAGGATTTTGAACTCGTAAAAAAACAGGCAGAAACCGATTGGAACAAAGAACTTTCAAAAATTGAAGTAAAGTCTGATGATAAAGACAAATTAGCCGTTTTTTATACCGCTTTGTATCATGTTTTCACACAACCCAACATCAATATGGATGTTGACGGAAAATACCGGGGCAGAGACAATAAGCTTTATAACACCAGTGGTTTTGATTATTATACCGTATTCTCCCTTTGGGATACCTTCAGAGGAGCTCATCCGTTAATGACTTTAATTGACAGAAAAAGAACTGCAGATTTTATCAATACCTTCATCAAACAATACGAACAGGGAGGAAAACTTCCGGTATGGGAACTGGCTTCCAATGAAACAGAATGTATGATTGGCTATCACTCTGTTTCTGTCATTGCAGATGCTATGGCTAAAGGTATTCAGGGCTTTGATTATGAAAAAGCTTTTCGGGCTGCCAAAGGTTCAGCCATGCAGGATATTTTCGGGTTGAATGCTTACAAGCAGAATAATTATATCAGTATAGACGATGAGCATGAAAGTGTTTCCAAAACCGTAGAATATGCCTATGACGACTGGTGTATTGCTCAAATGGCAAAGATTTTAGGCAAAAAAGAAGAGTATCAGAAGTTCATGAAACGTTCTCAAAACTGGAAAAATCTTTACAATCCTCAAACAGGTTTCATGCAGCCAAGAAAGAATGGAAACTGGTATGAGCCTTTTGATCCAAGAGAAGTCAACAATAATTATACGGAAGGAAATTCGTGGCATTATTCTTATTCCGTACAGCAGGATATTCCGGGACTGATTGCCGCGCATGGCGGAAAAGAAAAATTCGAACAGTTCATTGATGCCATCTTTACCGCTCCTGATAAAACAACAGGTAGAGAACAGGTAGACATTACAGGATTAATGGGACAGTATGCTCAGGGAAATGAACCGAGCCATCATATTGCTTACCTGTATAATTTCGTAGACAAACCTGAAAAAACAGATGCTAAAATAAAATATATCCTTGATCATTTTTATAAAAATACACCTGACGGATTGATTGGAAATGAAGACTGCGGCCAGATGAGTGCCTGGTATATTTTAAGTTCTATGGGAATTTATTCTGTAACTCCAGGATTACCGGAATGGGAAACTACCACTCCTTATTTTGATGAAATTAAAATTCATCTTGAAGACGGAACCACAAGAACCACTACTAAAAATACAGGCAGAGCTGAACTTAAAAAATTAGGGTTTGAAAATGTAAAACCGACTAAAGATTTTAAATATACTGAACAAACAGCCTCTCCGGTAATTGCTGCCGACAGAATCTTTGATTTCTCTACCAAGGTGGAAATCACTCCACTGAACCCGAGTGACAAGGTATATTATATGACGATGGATGAAAGTGACAGCAATAAAAGAAAGACTTTCAGTACTTACAAAGGTCCATTCTCCATCACCAAAACCACTCAGGTAATGGCTTATGCTGAAAGAAACGGTGAAAAAAGTTCTGTTACTACAGCCAGCTTCAACAGAAGACCTAATTATTGGGATATTAATATTCTTTCAAAAGTTACTCCGCAATATAGCGCCACCGGAAACCTGGCTCTTATTGATGGAATCAGAGGGGATGTCAACTGGAGAAAAGGAGAATGGCATGGATATCAGGGGCAGAATTTTGAAGCAGTTATTGATTTCAAATCCCCTCAGCACATTAAATCATTATCTTCCACCTACCTTCAGGACAGCAGAGCCTGGATTCTGATGCCTAAAAAAGTGGAATACTACGCCTCTATGAACGGAAAAGATTTTATCCTTCTTCAAACCGTAGAAAATGATATTGATCCTAAAGATGAAAAGGTACAGGTCAAAGACTTTTCTGTCAGCATTCTTCCTACTGAAGCCCGATACCTCAAAGTAAAAGCTTACTATTTCGGAAAACTTCCGGAATGGCATCAGGGCGCTGGAGGTGATGCTTATATTTTCATTGATGAGATTGGTATAAAGTAA
- a CDS encoding phytanoyl-CoA dioxygenase family protein encodes MSLNNLENHKSHIEEYGFAVINNVFSQKELEDINLVLRNIDTSKENFRKSEDLFAIRQFLKEVPKIKDLVLNDNIQKVVRKIFGEKYFVVKSIYFDKPETSNWYVAYHQDLTISVDKKLELANFGPWTTKQNQFAVQPPLAVLENIYTIRIHLDDTDENNGALKVVPKSHAKGIYRPETIDWTIETEEICNVEKGGIMIMKPLTLHGSNRTTNGKKRRVIHIEFSDMELPEVLQWSERMN; translated from the coding sequence ATGAGTTTAAATAACTTAGAAAATCATAAAAGCCATATTGAAGAATATGGCTTTGCTGTTATCAATAACGTGTTTTCACAGAAAGAGTTAGAGGATATCAATCTTGTTCTGAGAAATATAGACACTTCCAAAGAAAATTTCAGAAAGTCTGAAGACCTCTTTGCCATAAGACAGTTTTTAAAAGAAGTTCCGAAAATCAAAGACCTTGTTTTGAATGACAATATTCAGAAAGTGGTGAGGAAGATCTTCGGAGAAAAATATTTTGTGGTAAAAAGTATTTATTTTGATAAACCTGAAACCTCCAACTGGTATGTAGCCTATCATCAGGATCTGACTATTTCTGTAGATAAAAAACTAGAGCTAGCTAACTTCGGTCCATGGACAACCAAACAAAATCAGTTTGCGGTACAGCCTCCACTGGCTGTCTTGGAAAATATTTATACCATCAGAATCCATCTGGATGATACCGATGAAAATAACGGAGCGCTGAAAGTAGTTCCAAAATCTCATGCAAAAGGTATTTACAGACCGGAAACCATCGACTGGACCATTGAAACAGAAGAAATCTGTAACGTTGAAAAAGGAGGAATTATGATCATGAAACCTTTAACGCTTCATGGTTCCAACCGAACAACCAACGGAAAGAAAAGGAGAGTGATTCACATTGAATTTTCTGATATGGAACTTCCGGAAGTCCTGCAATGGTCGGAAAGAATGAATTGA
- a CDS encoding dicarboxylate/amino acid:cation symporter, whose product MKGQNKLFIAIIIALLLGVGIGGIVHVSYPDSAEPFSKNIKLLGTVFIRLVQMIIAPLVFTTLVVGIAKMSDIKMIGRVGTKAMLWFISASLISLFIGLILVNWLEPGHVTKLPIQDVASADELLKSSKSFSMEDFVKHMIPKSLFEAFATNEVLQIVVFAVMFGVALANLGEEYAKPVVKLFDIIAHAILKMVGYIMWFAPLGVLGAIAAVVATNGFEIFKVYAIYLRDFFFAIAVLWLVLLLVGYFILGNRLFDLLRRIKEPLLIAFSTTSSEAVFPKLVEELEKFGCNSRVVSFILPLGYSFNLDGSMMYMTFASIFIAQIYGIEMTLGQQITMLLVLMLTSKGIAGVPRASLVIIVATCSMFGIPPEGIALILPIDHFCDMGRSMTNVLGNTLATTAVSKWEGQLTEPLDKI is encoded by the coding sequence ATGAAAGGACAGAATAAACTTTTTATAGCAATTATCATTGCACTTCTTCTGGGAGTAGGAATTGGAGGTATTGTACACGTAAGCTATCCGGATAGTGCAGAACCTTTTTCCAAGAATATAAAACTGTTGGGAACGGTTTTTATCAGATTGGTACAGATGATTATTGCTCCATTGGTTTTTACGACATTAGTAGTGGGAATTGCCAAAATGAGTGATATCAAAATGATTGGAAGAGTAGGAACAAAAGCAATGCTTTGGTTTATTTCCGCTTCTCTGATTTCCCTTTTCATTGGGTTGATCCTTGTTAACTGGCTTGAACCTGGGCATGTTACAAAATTGCCAATTCAGGATGTTGCTTCTGCTGATGAACTTCTTAAAAGCAGCAAAAGTTTTTCTATGGAAGACTTTGTAAAGCATATGATTCCTAAAAGTTTATTTGAAGCCTTTGCTACCAATGAAGTACTGCAGATCGTTGTATTTGCTGTGATGTTTGGCGTTGCCCTTGCTAATTTAGGAGAAGAATATGCTAAACCTGTAGTAAAGCTTTTTGATATCATTGCTCATGCTATTCTTAAAATGGTGGGATACATCATGTGGTTTGCTCCGCTTGGAGTACTGGGAGCTATTGCTGCGGTAGTGGCAACCAATGGTTTTGAAATCTTTAAAGTATATGCTATTTATTTAAGAGATTTCTTCTTTGCCATAGCCGTTCTTTGGCTGGTACTTTTGTTAGTGGGATATTTCATCTTAGGAAACCGTCTTTTTGATCTTTTAAGAAGAATTAAGGAGCCATTGCTGATTGCTTTCTCTACTACAAGTTCAGAAGCTGTATTCCCGAAATTGGTTGAAGAACTTGAAAAATTCGGGTGTAACAGCAGAGTAGTGTCTTTTATTTTACCATTAGGATATTCATTCAACCTGGATGGAAGTATGATGTATATGACATTTGCTTCAATCTTTATTGCACAGATCTACGGAATCGAAATGACTCTTGGACAGCAGATCACGATGCTTTTGGTATTAATGCTTACCTCAAAAGGAATCGCTGGGGTTCCGAGGGCATCTCTGGTAATTATTGTGGCAACATGTTCAATGTTCGGTATCCCGCCGGAAGGAATTGCTTTAATTCTACCAATTGACCATTTCTGTGATATGGGTAGAAGTATGACAAACGTATTAGGAAATACACTGGCAACTACAGCAGTTTCTAAATGGGAAGGGCAATTGACTGAGCCGTTAGACAAAATTTAA
- a CDS encoding BON domain-containing protein, with protein sequence MKKTIAMAALAVAVSFGAISCKKKVSDADLQTQATTIVTSNPNASVEVKEGVAHLSGTFADQQSKDAMIAKLKAIGGVKDVMDMSTIAAAPTPAVPVETASAVDPAVQKKVQDAVKDFPSVKVEVVNGQLTLTGNVSGLQARKIKESVDALKIGKYNNNLIVK encoded by the coding sequence ATGAAAAAAACTATTGCAATGGCTGCATTAGCTGTAGCTGTATCTTTCGGTGCTATTTCTTGTAAAAAGAAAGTTTCTGATGCCGACCTTCAGACTCAGGCTACAACTATAGTAACTTCTAATCCCAATGCTTCTGTTGAAGTAAAAGAAGGTGTAGCTCACTTAAGCGGTACTTTCGCAGATCAACAGTCTAAAGACGCAATGATTGCAAAATTAAAAGCTATCGGCGGAGTTAAAGATGTAATGGATATGTCTACTATAGCAGCAGCTCCTACCCCTGCAGTACCTGTGGAAACAGCATCTGCTGTAGATCCTGCTGTTCAGAAAAAAGTTCAGGATGCGGTGAAGGATTTCCCTTCTGTAAAAGTAGAAGTTGTAAACGGACAGCTTACTCTTACAGGAAATGTTTCCGGCTTACAGGCTAGAAAAATCAAAGAATCTGTAGATGCTTTGAAAATCGGAAAGTATAACAACAACCTAATCGTAAAATAA
- a CDS encoding SH3 domain-containing protein produces the protein MSELQDKYSSVVSAAQSAGISNLQVQEQDGILYVSGNASNTAAKDAVWNALGAIDSTYSASDINIDVQVAGLSSGASLTVATEESNLNIRQEPSTEAAVVGKAAKGSSVTLIEQTSDDWWKVKTADGQEGYAYSRYLRA, from the coding sequence ATGAGCGAATTACAAGATAAATATTCAAGCGTAGTTTCAGCGGCACAGTCTGCAGGGATCTCAAATCTTCAGGTTCAGGAGCAGGACGGAATTCTTTATGTTTCCGGAAATGCTTCCAATACTGCGGCTAAAGATGCTGTATGGAATGCTCTGGGAGCTATTGATTCTACTTATTCTGCTTCAGATATCAATATTGATGTACAGGTTGCAGGTCTTTCTTCAGGAGCTTCTTTAACGGTAGCAACGGAAGAATCTAATCTTAACATCAGACAGGAGCCTTCTACTGAAGCTGCCGTAGTAGGTAAAGCTGCAAAAGGTTCTTCTGTAACTCTTATTGAGCAGACTTCTGATGACTGGTGGAAAGTGAAAACTGCTGACGGTCAGGAAGGATATGCTTATTCAAGATATTTAAGAGCATAA
- a CDS encoding TonB-dependent receptor, producing the protein MKKTLLLLTLMFTVIILHGQKLHIDGKIFDSEKKPIENSTVYLLKEKDSSIINYTATNKEGKFSLKIDEMKEPSILKIDADKLSSYSKKFEKIDRSLSLREIQLEKQDIITTIDEVKITVSPVKIKKDTIEFNAAAIKVRPDSKIEELLKQIPGVEVSNEGKITVNGKEVDQIMINGKPFFDKDGKIALQNLPADIIKNIQFTTTKTKEEELSGKTAKSQNTTINFNIDEKKNKGLLTRLTVGYGSDKRYEASGLASYFKGDMKVSILGSSNNINSQGFSKDDVFDSMGDGRNSWTGGGSVSSSGNNQGGGAKGIQRSTTIGLNYSDKLGKDADLDSFSLMHTDSNTETKSKVSRSTLLPTYTLQTNSESNGENESKQYNFDTSAKITLDSLTSIYLSPRFSKNSSFSFNNSRSSTLNNGSLLNESNAYSNNNSENNSFNPYLYFSRKFKKKGRVISANINSSISESKRDNLNQSQNTFYQPNGTTVDNRDQLANNKNQNSSFNFTAGYTEPISDSARVSFEVKYENRSVRDLRNVNDFDNTTGDYTKFNQLLSNNMKQRINQISPEFTYQLSKKKLNFWASMNLDISDMKVNSIYNGQQYDLQKNFVLPGYNVNLYYQLSEGKTLNIYNYSNFTIPTAEQLTPYKDESNPLITYQGNPNLKNTWTNNLYLYFNNYNKVKEFSYYFNIGFTYRNNDIINFSTYDNAGKQVVTYDNVSGNKSINAGGGFSKVLKWKNNKLIINPRFTMNYAYNNGFIDGQSFTSNSYNLNPGLNLTYEIKDKMTIKPSYRLGYSFSNYTNYDINTVNTANQSLKLELTNYMLKGRFVFGNDFEYNTNSNIAPGFKKDFYFWNTSLGYSFYKKQFTAKVKIYDVLNQNQSVRRTITDSYFEDREDLILKRYIMFSISMKLNKFAGKKMQ; encoded by the coding sequence ATGAAGAAAACTCTGTTGCTATTGACTTTGATGTTCACAGTCATTATTCTGCACGGTCAAAAACTACACATTGACGGAAAAATATTCGATTCTGAAAAGAAGCCGATAGAAAACTCTACCGTTTATCTTTTGAAAGAAAAAGATTCATCTATCATCAATTATACGGCAACCAATAAAGAAGGGAAATTTTCTCTGAAAATTGATGAAATGAAAGAACCTTCCATTCTTAAAATTGATGCCGACAAATTATCTTCTTACTCCAAAAAATTTGAAAAAATAGATCGGTCATTATCTCTGAGAGAAATTCAGCTTGAAAAACAGGACATCATTACTACCATTGATGAGGTGAAAATTACAGTATCTCCTGTAAAAATTAAGAAAGACACCATTGAATTCAATGCAGCAGCGATTAAAGTTCGCCCTGACAGTAAAATTGAAGAACTTCTGAAACAGATTCCCGGTGTGGAGGTCAGCAATGAGGGAAAAATTACAGTCAATGGAAAAGAGGTGGATCAGATCATGATTAATGGAAAACCTTTCTTTGATAAAGATGGTAAAATTGCCCTCCAGAACTTACCTGCAGATATCATTAAGAATATTCAGTTTACCACCACCAAAACAAAAGAGGAAGAACTTAGCGGAAAAACAGCCAAATCACAGAATACCACAATTAACTTTAATATTGACGAAAAGAAAAATAAAGGGTTACTGACAAGACTTACCGTTGGGTATGGATCAGACAAGCGGTATGAAGCAAGTGGACTGGCCAGTTATTTTAAAGGAGATATGAAAGTGAGTATTCTTGGCTCTTCTAATAATATCAATTCACAGGGATTTTCCAAAGATGATGTCTTTGACAGTATGGGTGACGGGCGGAATTCCTGGACGGGAGGAGGATCTGTTTCTTCATCAGGAAATAATCAGGGAGGCGGTGCAAAAGGAATTCAAAGGTCTACCACCATAGGTTTAAATTACAGTGATAAGCTGGGAAAAGATGCTGATCTGGATTCTTTCAGTCTGATGCACACCGATTCCAATACGGAAACAAAATCCAAAGTTTCAAGATCTACTCTTCTGCCCACTTATACTCTTCAGACCAATTCTGAAAGTAATGGAGAAAATGAATCCAAACAATATAATTTTGATACCTCAGCCAAAATTACACTGGATTCTCTGACAAGTATCTATCTTTCTCCGAGATTTTCCAAGAACAGCAGCTTTAGTTTTAATAACTCACGGTCATCTACTTTAAATAACGGCAGCCTTCTGAATGAAAGTAATGCTTATTCAAACAATAATTCAGAAAACAATTCATTTAACCCTTACCTTTATTTTTCCAGAAAGTTCAAGAAAAAAGGACGTGTGATTTCTGCCAATATAAACAGTTCCATCTCCGAATCTAAAAGAGATAACCTGAACCAGTCTCAGAATACCTTCTACCAACCCAATGGAACAACAGTAGACAACAGGGATCAGTTGGCTAACAACAAAAATCAGAACAGCAGTTTTAATTTCACCGCCGGATATACAGAACCCATTTCTGATTCAGCAAGGGTAAGTTTTGAAGTAAAATATGAAAACAGATCTGTCAGAGATTTGAGAAATGTAAACGATTTTGATAATACTACAGGAGATTATACTAAATTCAATCAGCTTTTATCCAACAATATGAAACAGAGAATCAATCAGATCTCTCCTGAATTCACTTACCAGCTGAGTAAAAAGAAACTGAATTTCTGGGCTTCCATGAACCTTGACATTTCGGACATGAAAGTAAACTCCATCTATAATGGGCAACAATATGATCTGCAGAAAAATTTTGTTTTACCTGGATATAATGTCAATCTTTACTATCAGTTGAGTGAAGGGAAAACCTTGAACATTTACAACTATTCCAACTTCACCATCCCCACCGCAGAACAACTGACTCCGTATAAAGATGAATCAAACCCCTTGATTACTTACCAGGGAAACCCTAACTTAAAAAATACCTGGACCAACAATCTTTATTTGTATTTCAATAATTATAATAAAGTGAAAGAGTTCAGCTACTATTTCAATATTGGTTTTACGTACAGAAATAATGATATCATCAATTTTTCCACGTATGATAATGCAGGAAAACAGGTGGTCACTTATGACAACGTAAGCGGAAATAAAAGCATCAATGCCGGCGGAGGTTTCAGTAAAGTATTGAAATGGAAGAATAATAAACTTATTATCAATCCAAGATTTACCATGAATTATGCGTACAATAACGGTTTTATTGATGGACAATCTTTCACCAGCAATTCTTATAATCTAAACCCAGGTCTTAATCTTACCTATGAAATCAAAGATAAAATGACTATCAAACCTTCTTACCGACTTGGATACAGCTTCTCAAATTATACCAATTATGATATTAATACAGTAAATACAGCCAATCAGTCATTAAAACTGGAACTGACCAATTATATGCTTAAGGGCAGATTTGTATTTGGAAATGATTTTGAATACAATACCAATTCCAATATTGCTCCGGGCTTTAAAAAAGATTTCTATTTCTGGAATACCAGCCTTGGATATTCATTCTATAAGAAGCAGTTTACAGCGAAAGTGAAGATCTATGATGTTTTAAATCAGAATCAAAGTGTGAGAAGAACAATCACAGACTCTTACTTTGAAGACCGTGAAGACCTCATTCTGAAAAGATACATCATGTTTTCCATCAGCATGAAACTGAATAAGTTTGCAGGTAAGAAAATGCAATAA